In the Palaeococcus pacificus DY20341 genome, one interval contains:
- the twy1 gene encoding 4-demethylwyosine synthase TYW1 gives MSDARYNMPEEIANLFKKQHYALVGRHSGVKLCHWLKESIKHNRVCYKQKFYGIQSHRCLQMTPVLAWCTHNCIFCWRPMEGFLGIELPEPWDDPAALIDESIKAQRKLLSGYGGIKDQINARKLDEAMEPKHAAISLSGEPMLYPKIGELVEEFHKRGITTFIVTNGTEPERLEEMIKENKLPTQFYVSLTAPDEETYNKVNVPMIPDGWEKINKTLELMNGLPTRTVIRLTLVKGENMHNPEGYAELIMKARPMFVEAKAYMFVGYSRNRLTINNMPKHAEIKAFAEELVKHLPGYHIEDEYEPSRVVLIMRDDISKEERFIKL, from the coding sequence ATGAGTGATGCGAGATATAATATGCCTGAGGAAATTGCTAATTTATTTAAAAAGCAGCATTACGCTCTCGTTGGAAGACACAGTGGAGTTAAGCTTTGCCATTGGTTAAAGGAGAGTATAAAGCACAACCGTGTTTGCTACAAGCAGAAGTTTTATGGGATTCAATCCCACCGCTGCCTCCAAATGACACCCGTGCTAGCCTGGTGTACTCACAACTGCATTTTCTGCTGGCGCCCTATGGAAGGCTTTTTGGGTATTGAACTCCCTGAGCCATGGGATGATCCGGCCGCCCTCATAGATGAGAGCATAAAAGCACAGAGAAAGCTCTTAAGCGGATATGGTGGAATAAAAGATCAAATAAATGCCAGAAAGCTTGATGAAGCGATGGAACCAAAACATGCTGCCATCAGCCTGTCCGGCGAGCCAATGCTCTACCCAAAGATAGGCGAATTGGTAGAGGAGTTCCACAAGAGGGGCATAACTACGTTCATAGTTACAAATGGAACTGAACCAGAGCGTTTAGAGGAGATGATCAAGGAAAACAAGCTACCAACACAGTTCTATGTCTCACTCACCGCCCCAGATGAGGAGACATACAACAAAGTGAATGTTCCGATGATCCCCGACGGATGGGAAAAGATAAACAAAACCCTCGAATTAATGAATGGCTTGCCAACAAGAACCGTCATTAGGCTTACTCTCGTTAAAGGCGAGAACATGCACAACCCAGAAGGATACGCAGAGCTGATTATGAAAGCAAGACCAATGTTCGTCGAGGCAAAAGCATACATGTTTGTGGGGTATTCAAGGAACAGACTCACTATAAACAATATGCCCAAACATGCAGAAATAAAAGCTTTTGCGGAAGAACTAGTCAAACACCTTCCAGGATATCACATAGAGGATGAATATGAGCCAAGCAGGGTAGTTTTAATAATGAGGGATGATATCAGCAAAGAAGAGCGTTTCATAAAGCTGTGA
- a CDS encoding TIGR00288 family NYN domain-containing protein: MKRRLFKIFGKEIEKEEKKVEKEETRKKEKVEKKKSIGLIIDGPNILRKEFGLHLEDIKAALEKIGKLRVAKVVLNQYAPQGLIEAIVNQGFEPIIVAGDTDVRVAIEAMELIYNSDMEVIALATRDADFLPIISEAKRVGKEMVIIGVDPGFSIALQNAADYVIKMEGKKGKQEGYED, translated from the coding sequence ATGAAAAGGCGGCTGTTTAAGATATTTGGCAAGGAGATAGAAAAGGAAGAAAAGAAGGTAGAAAAAGAAGAAACACGCAAAAAAGAGAAAGTAGAGAAGAAAAAATCTATTGGTTTGATTATAGACGGTCCGAACATACTTAGGAAAGAGTTTGGACTTCATTTAGAGGATATAAAAGCAGCTCTCGAAAAAATTGGAAAATTGAGGGTTGCAAAGGTCGTTTTAAATCAATACGCACCCCAAGGCCTCATAGAGGCAATAGTAAACCAAGGCTTTGAGCCCATAATCGTAGCTGGAGATACAGATGTTAGAGTTGCCATAGAGGCTATGGAACTGATTTACAATTCAGATATGGAAGTAATAGCTCTTGCAACGAGAGATGCGGATTTTCTACCAATTATAAGTGAGGCAAAGAGAGTTGGAAAAGAAATGGTAATCATTGGAGTTGATCCCGGTTTTAGCATTGCCCTCCAAAATGCCGCCGACTATGTCATAAAGATGGAAGGCAAAAAAGGAAAACAAGAAGGATATGAGGATTAG
- the spt4 gene encoding transcription elongation factor subunit Spt4, protein MIRACRHCHHITTEDQCPVCGSRDLSNEWFDLVIILDPEKSRIAESLKVSVEGKYAIRVR, encoded by the coding sequence ATGATAAGAGCATGCAGACACTGCCACCACATAACAACAGAAGACCAGTGTCCTGTGTGTGGAAGTAGGGACTTGAGCAATGAGTGGTTTGATTTAGTGATAATCCTAGATCCGGAGAAGTCTAGGATAGCTGAAAGCCTGAAAGTGAGCGTGGAAGGAAAATACGCTATTAGGGTCAGGTGA
- a CDS encoding DNA-directed RNA polymerase, with protein sequence MYKLLTVKDVVRIPPTKFTMDPKEAAREELKLIYEGIYDKDEGVVLAVLDIKEISEGIIVPGDGATYHEAIFDVLVWKPELHEVVEGEVVDITQYGAFIRIGPLDGLVHISQLMDDYVVYDEKNKQFVGKESKNILKLGDKARARIIAISAKSKVVRENKIGLTMRQPGLGKFEWIAKQKRKQSEGEAQ encoded by the coding sequence ATGTACAAGCTGTTGACGGTTAAAGACGTAGTGAGAATTCCCCCAACAAAGTTCACAATGGATCCAAAGGAAGCAGCGAGAGAAGAGCTCAAGCTCATATATGAGGGCATCTACGATAAAGATGAAGGCGTGGTTTTGGCTGTATTGGATATAAAGGAGATTAGCGAAGGGATTATCGTCCCTGGGGATGGTGCCACATACCATGAGGCCATTTTTGACGTTCTGGTGTGGAAGCCCGAGCTCCACGAGGTCGTTGAGGGAGAGGTAGTTGATATAACCCAATACGGTGCTTTCATTAGGATTGGGCCTTTAGACGGTTTAGTTCACATCTCACAGTTAATGGACGATTACGTGGTTTATGATGAGAAGAACAAACAGTTTGTTGGAAAGGAGAGCAAGAACATATTAAAGCTCGGTGATAAAGCGAGAGCCAGGATAATCGCAATAAGCGCAAAGAGCAAAGTCGTTAGAGAGAACAAGATAGGCCTAACCATGAGGCAGCCAGGCCTTGGAAAGTTCGAGTGGATAGCGAAGCAAAAGAGAAAGCAAAGTGAGGGTGAGGCTCAATGA
- a CDS encoding TIGR00288 family NYN domain-containing protein, with the protein MPSNWEKIMSMTKEGVKSIATIKSRMQRGKKIALLIDGPNILRKEFNIHLEDIVEALEKIGNIRVAKVILNQYAPQGLIEAVANQGFEPIIVPGETGVKLVVEAMREIYNPNIDIIALATRNAEFLPLILKAKEKGKETVVIGAEPGFSSALKHGADYVILLTPEGENI; encoded by the coding sequence ATGCCCAGTAATTGGGAGAAGATTATGTCGATGACAAAAGAAGGAGTCAAGAGTATAGCAACCATAAAAAGCAGAATGCAGAGGGGTAAAAAAATAGCCCTTCTCATAGACGGTCCGAACATACTTAGGAAAGAATTTAACATACACCTTGAAGATATCGTCGAAGCACTGGAAAAAATAGGGAATATAAGAGTAGCAAAGGTTATTTTGAACCAATACGCACCTCAAGGCCTCATAGAAGCCGTGGCAAATCAAGGTTTTGAGCCTATAATCGTGCCCGGCGAAACAGGGGTTAAATTAGTGGTTGAAGCAATGAGGGAGATATACAACCCAAATATAGATATAATAGCTCTTGCAACGAGAAATGCCGAGTTTTTGCCATTAATCTTAAAGGCTAAGGAAAAAGGAAAAGAAACCGTAGTTATAGGTGCAGAACCCGGCTTCAGCTCTGCATTAAAACATGGTGCTGACTATGTAATACTCCTAACTCCTGAAGGTGAGAACATATGA
- a CDS encoding 30S ribosomal protein S24e, which yields MEIRIIETKENPLLGRKEIYFEVIHEGEPTPSRKDVKGKLVAMLDLNPETTVIQYIRSYFGSKVSKGYAKAYESKERMMYIEPEYILKRDGLIQEQEE from the coding sequence ATGGAGATTAGGATTATTGAAACCAAGGAAAATCCACTCTTAGGAAGAAAGGAGATATACTTTGAGGTCATTCACGAAGGAGAACCAACACCCTCAAGGAAAGACGTCAAGGGTAAGCTCGTTGCTATGCTCGACTTAAACCCAGAGACAACTGTCATACAGTACATTCGCTCATACTTCGGTAGCAAAGTTTCAAAGGGCTACGCTAAGGCCTATGAGAGCAAGGAGAGGATGATGTACATCGAGCCTGAGTACATCTTAAAGAGAGACGGCCTAATACAAGAGCAGGAGGAGTGA
- a CDS encoding prenyltransferase/squalene oxidase repeat-containing protein: protein MKRILSLMFIVMLLIPYANVTANPILDKATDFIKTSKDISSETRDISLALMAIVESEGKVGEDLSPYIDEYVDLLLNAQNPNGGWGYREGHESDVLSTAYAVIALSNALNHYEMGTSRFTTVRRATDSGVTFIKDSFNGEAWGYVEDTQSDFYPSVIATWALGSRSYSWESSYMLKNAVEYLEKIESYPGLTEKEIEALKLIAYYNIGYTPKDLSERIEKLREALLNDSLTQRERAMVTYVVTLYEGVSFDVAKALLILEDIKNDDPVYWANQPAFLMKSAEIVETSSYATLSFALVSDKLSETPENPFEESCKALKALQNDDGSWSYIYGLSSNEKATYYALKALKLCYFRDVSIDKGLNWTENRFEALSQIAKERGQIYPAHIYALLTLLEFNLLNETQKQEQITLIKSLKRSDGKWGAFLGPQPYDTALAIKALLALGVSSEDPDVQKAKEWLLSISSSGWGTFTKTKYYSYMLSKDVSTTLEVLEALYPISSREELQPHIEWLLDQRTEDGAWPIVKDSYIANVLMYQGKPSIELTIRATELLYKLGYNLRDEILKWVEDKEPETVVDTSLKTLYLSNFKFIPRTGLYDVIRLLGEEKFTISYIDDRNETASTVKDAVDKLFGANVSREKFKEFSDGNYIVLANYSTFKLADYNPYVSFEVGSTVVTIEGKSYPLDKTIVLIPGKYEKGVILFVLYKDDLSDAVKTLFDSGLIRYLNGKVLIVQFNDTNYDGKASVDELSAEIVR, encoded by the coding sequence ATGAAGCGTATTTTATCATTAATGTTTATCGTTATGCTCCTGATTCCATACGCAAACGTAACAGCCAATCCAATATTAGACAAAGCCACTGATTTTATCAAAACTTCAAAAGACATATCTAGCGAAACGAGGGATATTAGTCTGGCCCTCATGGCAATAGTGGAATCTGAAGGAAAAGTTGGAGAAGACTTATCCCCCTATATCGACGAATATGTGGACTTACTTCTAAATGCCCAAAACCCAAATGGAGGATGGGGCTATAGGGAAGGACATGAGAGTGACGTTTTAAGCACAGCCTATGCTGTAATTGCACTATCCAATGCTCTTAACCATTATGAAATGGGAACCTCAAGGTTCACCACTGTCAGGAGAGCTACTGATTCAGGTGTCACGTTCATAAAAGATTCTTTTAATGGAGAGGCATGGGGATATGTTGAAGACACTCAAAGCGACTTTTACCCAAGTGTAATTGCAACTTGGGCTCTTGGGAGCAGATCATACTCATGGGAAAGCTCCTACATGTTGAAAAACGCAGTGGAATATCTGGAAAAAATAGAGAGCTATCCTGGACTTACTGAGAAAGAAATTGAAGCACTAAAGCTCATAGCATATTACAACATTGGATACACTCCAAAGGACTTAAGCGAGAGGATAGAAAAGTTGAGAGAGGCTCTCCTCAATGACTCACTCACTCAAAGAGAAAGGGCAATGGTAACGTATGTAGTGACCCTTTACGAGGGCGTGAGCTTCGATGTTGCGAAAGCTCTTCTTATTTTGGAAGATATCAAAAATGATGATCCCGTTTACTGGGCAAACCAACCTGCATTTTTAATGAAAAGCGCAGAAATCGTAGAAACCTCTTCTTATGCAACGCTGAGCTTTGCATTAGTAAGTGACAAGCTAAGCGAAACTCCGGAGAACCCCTTTGAAGAGTCATGTAAAGCTTTGAAAGCTCTGCAAAATGACGATGGGAGCTGGAGCTATATTTATGGGCTCTCATCAAATGAAAAAGCTACATATTATGCATTAAAAGCCCTAAAACTATGTTATTTTAGGGATGTAAGCATAGACAAGGGGCTAAATTGGACAGAGAACAGATTTGAAGCCCTCTCCCAAATTGCAAAGGAGAGAGGCCAGATTTATCCTGCGCACATCTATGCTCTACTGACGCTACTGGAGTTTAACCTCTTAAATGAGACTCAAAAGCAGGAGCAGATAACGCTCATCAAAAGCTTAAAGAGGAGCGACGGAAAGTGGGGAGCTTTCTTAGGACCTCAACCTTACGATACAGCTTTGGCAATTAAAGCACTACTCGCATTGGGCGTCTCTTCAGAAGACCCCGATGTGCAAAAAGCAAAAGAATGGTTGCTATCAATCTCCAGCAGTGGATGGGGAACATTCACAAAAACTAAATACTACTCTTATATGCTTTCAAAAGACGTCTCAACGACTTTAGAGGTTTTAGAAGCTCTTTACCCAATATCCAGCAGAGAGGAGCTTCAACCACATATAGAATGGCTCCTAGATCAGAGGACTGAAGATGGAGCATGGCCTATTGTGAAGGACAGCTACATAGCCAACGTGCTGATGTACCAAGGAAAACCGAGCATAGAGCTCACTATAAGAGCGACAGAACTGCTATACAAGCTAGGCTACAATTTAAGAGATGAGATATTAAAGTGGGTAGAGGATAAAGAGCCAGAGACAGTAGTAGATACATCCTTAAAAACGCTCTATTTGTCGAACTTTAAGTTTATACCTAGAACAGGTTTATACGATGTCATAAGGCTCCTTGGAGAGGAGAAGTTCACAATTAGCTATATAGATGATAGGAACGAAACAGCCTCAACAGTTAAGGATGCCGTAGATAAGCTATTCGGAGCAAATGTAAGCAGGGAAAAGTTCAAAGAGTTTAGTGATGGCAACTATATAGTCCTAGCAAACTACAGCACATTTAAGCTTGCGGACTACAACCCATATGTGAGCTTTGAAGTTGGAAGCACGGTAGTCACGATAGAAGGAAAGAGTTACCCGCTTGATAAAACGATTGTCCTAATCCCTGGAAAGTATGAAAAAGGAGTTATCCTATTTGTATTATACAAAGACGATTTGAGTGACGCCGTTAAAACACTATTCGACTCAGGATTGATTAGATATTTGAACGGAAAAGTATTGATAGTTCAATTTAATGATACAAACTACGACGGAAAGGCAAGCGTTGATGAGCTAAGCGCAGAGATAGTGAGGTGA
- a CDS encoding class III signal peptide-containing protein: MKKGQVSLEFMFVFAIFLVLLVYSVNNITFTQNSQSVDILRVQISLEAKSLSNSISNTVSQVYAQGPGSKATTYITLKYLNDADFIAKAFNMSGTPQLLIGYQNGTYIAILDSANKTISANETSTAKKNLFWSRAMYAKSVTSYSPAASGTSLPGILINAGSLPTSIKIIVEWNPDSTESWTLDASKGELRININPGG; this comes from the coding sequence ATGAAAAAGGGCCAAGTGTCATTAGAGTTCATGTTTGTCTTTGCAATATTCCTTGTCCTGCTAGTTTATTCTGTTAACAACATTACATTTACACAAAATTCCCAATCCGTTGATATCCTTAGGGTTCAAATTAGTTTAGAGGCTAAAAGCCTTTCTAATTCAATCTCAAACACAGTGTCTCAAGTCTATGCCCAAGGCCCAGGCTCCAAAGCAACCACGTATATTACTCTAAAGTACCTAAACGATGCTGACTTTATAGCAAAAGCGTTCAACATGAGTGGAACCCCTCAGCTGCTAATAGGATACCAAAATGGGACGTATATAGCCATTTTAGACAGCGCAAACAAGACGATATCCGCCAACGAGACCAGCACTGCAAAGAAAAACCTATTTTGGAGTCGAGCGATGTATGCAAAAAGCGTTACATCTTATTCACCTGCAGCTTCAGGTACATCACTTCCCGGGATTCTTATAAACGCCGGAAGCCTTCCTACAAGCATTAAAATTATTGTAGAGTGGAACCCAGATAGCACAGAGAGCTGGACACTTGATGCGAGCAAAGGTGAATTGAGAATAAATATCAATCCTGGTGGGTGA
- a CDS encoding 30S ribosomal protein S27ae, which translates to MAGKKKATQKWKYYEVKGDKVERKKKFCPRCGPGIFMAEHKDRWSCGRCGYTEWKRK; encoded by the coding sequence ATGGCTGGTAAAAAGAAGGCTACCCAAAAGTGGAAGTACTATGAGGTCAAGGGCGACAAGGTCGAGAGAAAGAAGAAGTTCTGCCCAAGGTGCGGCCCCGGAATATTTATGGCCGAACACAAGGATCGCTGGAGCTGCGGACGCTGCGGCTACACAGAGTGGAAGAGGAAGTGA
- a CDS encoding FtsZ/tubulin family protein, whose amino-acid sequence MRALIIGIGQCGTKIADLFALVDFETLAINTSKGDLEYLKHVPHERRILIGDSIVGGKGVNANPILGREAMKRDLSMIMRKIDSIMGREDIDIFFLTFGFGGGTGAGGTPILAEALKNEYPDSLVVAIGALPLKEEGIRPTINAAITIDKLSKVADSIVAIDNNKLRESGDDISKAYEKINYTIVERIASLLALIDIPGEQTLDGSDLKFVLKAFGSFATIGYAKEDASKLKNLSRLILKSFESEGLYLEANIESALYGLIAIHGPPEVLKANEIFEALNYLTHKIKGKQIFRGFYPDPREREVEVVTLLSGIYESKSIEDIIITARNYAQSFMEAKEEAETKKKELLQGLPDFDDIYPGEVE is encoded by the coding sequence ATGAGAGCTCTAATCATTGGAATAGGTCAGTGCGGGACTAAGATAGCTGACCTATTCGCATTGGTCGACTTTGAGACCTTGGCTATAAACACATCCAAAGGAGATTTAGAGTACTTAAAGCACGTTCCCCATGAGAGGAGGATACTCATAGGAGACAGCATCGTTGGAGGAAAAGGAGTAAATGCAAATCCAATACTAGGCAGAGAGGCTATGAAGCGCGATTTGTCAATGATAATGCGCAAGATAGACTCAATAATGGGAAGAGAAGATATTGACATCTTCTTTTTAACTTTTGGTTTTGGAGGGGGAACGGGAGCAGGGGGAACACCCATACTAGCAGAGGCTTTAAAAAATGAGTATCCCGATTCACTGGTTGTCGCAATAGGCGCTCTGCCCTTGAAAGAAGAAGGAATAAGGCCCACAATAAACGCTGCCATAACTATAGATAAGCTCTCAAAAGTTGCAGATTCAATAGTGGCTATAGACAACAATAAGCTCAGAGAAAGCGGTGATGATATAAGTAAGGCCTATGAAAAGATAAATTATACAATTGTCGAGCGCATCGCATCACTTTTAGCGTTAATTGACATCCCAGGGGAGCAGACTCTTGATGGAAGCGACTTAAAGTTTGTGCTTAAAGCTTTTGGAAGCTTTGCAACCATCGGCTATGCAAAAGAAGATGCCTCAAAGCTAAAAAACCTATCCCGCTTAATTTTGAAGTCCTTTGAAAGCGAAGGGCTGTATTTAGAGGCAAACATAGAATCCGCTTTGTATGGGCTAATTGCCATTCATGGCCCACCAGAAGTGTTAAAGGCCAACGAAATTTTTGAGGCTTTGAACTATCTAACCCACAAGATAAAGGGAAAGCAAATCTTTAGGGGCTTTTATCCAGATCCCAGGGAAAGAGAAGTCGAAGTGGTGACACTGCTAAGCGGTATCTATGAAAGCAAGAGCATAGAGGACATAATAATTACTGCCAGGAATTATGCTCAATCATTTATGGAAGCCAAAGAAGAGGCAGAAACAAAGAAAAAAGAGCTTTTACAAGGTCTGCCAGACTTTGACGACATATACCCAGGTGAGGTGGAATGA
- a CDS encoding inorganic diphosphatase: MNPFHELEPGPEVPEVVYALIEIPKGSRNKYELDKKSGLIKLDRVLYSPFFYPVDYGIIPQTWYDDDDPFDIMVIMREPVYPGVLIEARPIGLFKMVDSGDRDYKILAVPVEDPYFDDVKDISDVPKAFLDEIAHFFRRYKELQGKEVTVEGWEGADVAKKEILRAIELYKEKFKK, translated from the coding sequence ATGAATCCGTTCCACGAATTGGAGCCAGGACCAGAAGTCCCAGAGGTTGTTTACGCATTGATTGAAATACCAAAGGGAAGCAGAAACAAGTATGAGCTCGATAAAAAGAGCGGCTTGATAAAGCTCGATAGAGTATTATACAGCCCATTCTTCTATCCAGTAGACTATGGAATTATTCCACAAACCTGGTACGACGATGATGACCCCTTTGATATTATGGTGATCATGAGGGAGCCAGTATATCCCGGAGTGCTCATTGAAGCAAGGCCAATAGGCCTCTTTAAGATGGTTGACAGCGGCGACAGGGACTACAAGATTTTAGCTGTCCCAGTGGAGGACCCATACTTCGACGACGTCAAGGACATAAGCGACGTTCCAAAGGCATTCCTCGACGAGATTGCCCACTTCTTCAGGAGGTATAAGGAACTACAGGGCAAGGAAGTCACCGTTGAGGGATGGGAAGGCGCTGACGTCGCCAAGAAGGAGATTCTCAGGGCCATAGAGCTCTACAAAGAGAAGTTTAAGAAATGA
- a CDS encoding flavin reductase family protein, giving the protein MLMHRLMYPMRTYLIVSGKGEETNVMAADWVTILSHDPLMIGVAVSPRRYTHRLITKYNEFVVSVPSLDMLRDVWIAGTKSGPAKLKEMSITLVPSMKIETPSIHEALANIECRVVDNKEYGDHTFFVGEVVGWSHKREAFKDGKPNLKAKFLAHAAWTDFVTFEDKIYKTE; this is encoded by the coding sequence ATGCTCATGCATCGCTTGATGTATCCTATGCGTACTTACCTAATTGTGTCGGGCAAGGGAGAAGAGACCAATGTTATGGCAGCCGATTGGGTTACAATACTCTCTCACGACCCGCTGATGATTGGAGTAGCTGTTTCACCAAGACGCTATACCCACCGCTTAATTACCAAGTATAATGAGTTTGTTGTAAGCGTTCCAAGCTTAGACATGCTCCGAGATGTGTGGATAGCCGGAACAAAGAGCGGTCCAGCAAAGCTAAAAGAAATGAGCATAACTCTGGTTCCTTCAATGAAAATAGAAACGCCAAGCATACACGAAGCCCTCGCAAACATAGAGTGCAGAGTTGTGGATAACAAAGAATATGGAGACCACACGTTTTTTGTTGGCGAAGTCGTTGGCTGGAGCCACAAAAGAGAAGCGTTTAAGGATGGGAAGCCCAACTTAAAGGCCAAGTTTTTGGCACATGCAGCATGGACGGATTTTGTTACGTTTGAGGACAAGATCTATAAAACTGAGTAA
- a CDS encoding GTP-dependent dephospho-CoA kinase family protein, whose product MREELKEPLGELIKGEIPQPYLESLEKFKSAPYLITVGDVVTENVVNLGLEPNVAIYDYKTEREAYMPKVEGKAIAMTVHNPPATITKALLNAIKKSVELIKRGREVHIKVCGEEDLATIPAVIYAPLGSLVIYGQPNEGVVLIKVTPEKKLRFAKLLRRMEVVYDGD is encoded by the coding sequence ATGAGAGAAGAACTTAAAGAGCCTCTTGGCGAGCTTATTAAAGGTGAGATTCCTCAACCATATTTGGAATCCCTTGAGAAGTTTAAGTCAGCTCCCTATTTAATCACAGTTGGTGATGTAGTGACGGAAAACGTTGTAAACCTCGGTTTAGAACCGAACGTGGCAATTTATGATTATAAAACCGAAAGAGAAGCATATATGCCCAAAGTTGAAGGTAAGGCCATTGCAATGACAGTTCACAATCCCCCAGCAACAATAACGAAAGCTTTATTAAATGCCATTAAAAAATCAGTTGAGCTGATTAAAAGAGGGAGAGAAGTACACATAAAAGTTTGTGGAGAAGAAGATTTGGCTACAATTCCAGCTGTAATTTACGCTCCCCTCGGTTCATTGGTGATTTATGGACAGCCCAATGAAGGGGTAGTGCTTATAAAGGTCACACCCGAAAAAAAGCTTAGGTTCGCAAAGCTGCTTAGAAGGATGGAGGTGGTTTACGATGGAGATTAG
- a CDS encoding calcium/sodium antiporter encodes MIIQIAAFVVGLILLIKGSDKFVESASRVAKGFGVSEFLIALVLASIATTLPEVTVSALAAFEGRSDMALGNAVGSALANIALILGICSFIMPLNVDKVAWRNSTFMVFVTAYAWLLMRDGVISRLDGASLIMIYFGFLYYLYKKHMILEEPPEGGGNPKREILIMLASGLIVVLGARLVVDSAVSLARTFGVSEVVIALTLVSIGTSLPEFANALTATLKKIPNISVGNIIGANILDILMVIGVASLIRPIKVDTGIFQTTMPLTLLVMFVLTISLRLNNRVGRKTSITLLALYAYFLYTQM; translated from the coding sequence ATGATAATCCAGATTGCAGCGTTCGTAGTGGGACTGATACTGCTAATCAAAGGGAGCGATAAGTTCGTTGAGTCCGCTTCTAGAGTGGCTAAAGGGTTTGGAGTCAGCGAGTTTTTAATAGCTCTTGTTTTGGCAAGCATTGCCACCACGCTCCCCGAAGTTACCGTTTCTGCTCTGGCCGCATTTGAAGGAAGGAGCGATATGGCCTTAGGAAATGCCGTGGGAAGCGCTTTGGCCAACATAGCGCTTATTCTGGGGATATGCTCCTTCATAATGCCTCTGAATGTTGATAAAGTCGCATGGAGAAACTCAACCTTCATGGTTTTTGTAACCGCCTATGCCTGGCTCTTGATGAGGGATGGGGTAATATCGAGGCTCGATGGGGCTAGTTTAATCATGATATATTTCGGCTTCCTTTACTACCTCTACAAAAAGCATATGATTCTCGAAGAGCCTCCTGAGGGAGGAGGGAACCCAAAGAGAGAAATTCTTATAATGCTCGCGAGCGGCTTGATAGTTGTTTTAGGAGCCAGGCTGGTGGTTGATAGCGCTGTTAGCCTCGCAAGGACATTTGGAGTTTCCGAAGTGGTAATAGCACTAACACTGGTCTCAATAGGAACCTCACTCCCAGAGTTCGCCAATGCCCTAACGGCAACCCTCAAAAAGATACCCAACATAAGCGTCGGCAATATAATAGGCGCAAATATCCTGGACATCCTTATGGTTATTGGAGTGGCATCCCTCATAAGACCCATAAAAGTTGATACTGGCATATTCCAAACCACCATGCCATTAACGCTCTTAGTAATGTTTGTTTTAACCATTTCCCTTCGCCTGAACAACCGCGTTGGAAGAAAGACGAGCATTACGCTGCTAGCGCTTTACGCATACTTCCTCTACACCCAGATGTGA
- a CDS encoding HemK2/MTQ2 family protein methyltransferase produces the protein MPYITYEGLKIKLHPQVYEPLEDSFLLARNLKVKEGDLALDVGTGTGIIALIMAKKAEFVLGVDVNPIAVELARENAKLNDIKNVEFRQSDLFEEVEGKFNIITFNAPYLPGEPEEAIDLALVGGASGREVLDRFIEEVKEYLKPKGIVQIVQSSITGIEETLEKLKSKGFNVEITAREHYFFEDIVVISGYAK, from the coding sequence ATGCCCTACATAACCTACGAAGGACTTAAGATTAAGCTTCACCCTCAAGTTTACGAGCCTTTAGAGGACAGCTTTCTGTTAGCGAGAAATTTGAAGGTAAAAGAAGGGGATTTGGCTTTAGATGTTGGCACAGGCACTGGGATAATAGCTCTCATCATGGCAAAAAAAGCAGAGTTCGTTTTAGGTGTTGATGTTAATCCAATAGCCGTTGAGCTCGCTAGGGAAAATGCTAAGCTTAATGACATAAAAAACGTTGAGTTTAGGCAGAGTGACCTCTTTGAGGAGGTTGAAGGCAAATTTAACATAATCACATTTAATGCCCCCTATTTACCAGGAGAACCAGAAGAAGCCATAGATTTGGCTTTAGTCGGGGGAGCTAGCGGGAGAGAAGTTTTGGATAGGTTCATCGAAGAGGTAAAGGAATACTTAAAGCCAAAGGGCATAGTTCAGATAGTTCAGTCCTCAATAACTGGAATCGAAGAAACGCTTGAAAAGCTCAAATCTAAAGGCTTCAATGTAGAAATAACCGCCAGAGAACATTATTTTTTTGAGGATATTGTGGTTATAAGCGGTTATGCCAAGTGA